Proteins encoded within one genomic window of Actinoplanes octamycinicus:
- a CDS encoding carbohydrate ABC transporter permease yields MRHGKYPFIIGFLVVPLALYLVFVVGAYLQMFQLSLTDWSGYGGFSYIGLENFQKLWDDPVFWIALRHNLYLLILMPIVTIALALFFAFLLNSGGKKAGGVWGSKVYRVIFFFPQLLALAIVAVIFGRVFGSDKSGMINGLLPQSWTPWLFLADERWALTCILVVLVWQAVGFYVVLFSAGMGSIAEEIYEAAALDGATKITLFFRITLPLLWDTLQVAWVYLGIAAFDAFALVNIMSVNHGGPNNSTQVLSMQIYLNAFQNSQAGYASALGVVLFFLTLTFAALTLRVTRRDAVQA; encoded by the coding sequence ATGCGGCACGGCAAGTATCCCTTCATCATCGGTTTCCTTGTCGTGCCGCTGGCGCTCTATCTGGTGTTTGTGGTCGGCGCGTATTTGCAGATGTTCCAGTTGTCGCTGACCGACTGGTCGGGGTACGGCGGGTTCAGCTACATCGGGCTGGAGAACTTCCAGAAGTTGTGGGACGACCCGGTGTTCTGGATCGCGTTGCGGCACAACCTGTATCTGCTGATCCTGATGCCGATCGTGACGATCGCCCTGGCGTTGTTCTTCGCGTTCCTGCTGAACTCCGGTGGCAAGAAGGCCGGCGGGGTGTGGGGTTCGAAGGTGTATCGGGTGATCTTCTTCTTCCCGCAGTTGCTGGCTCTGGCGATCGTGGCGGTGATCTTCGGGCGGGTGTTCGGGTCGGACAAGTCCGGGATGATCAACGGGTTGTTGCCGCAGTCGTGGACGCCGTGGCTGTTCCTGGCCGACGAACGGTGGGCGTTGACCTGCATCCTGGTGGTTCTGGTGTGGCAGGCGGTCGGGTTCTACGTGGTGTTGTTCTCCGCCGGGATGGGGTCGATCGCCGAGGAGATCTACGAGGCTGCCGCGTTGGACGGGGCCACGAAGATCACCTTGTTCTTCCGGATCACGCTGCCGTTGTTGTGGGACACGCTGCAGGTGGCGTGGGTGTATCTGGGTATCGCGGCGTTCGACGCGTTCGCGCTGGTCAACATCATGTCGGTGAACCACGGCGGGCCGAACAACAGTACCCAGGTGCTGAGCATGCAGATCTATTTGAACGCGTTCCAGAACTCGCAGGCCGGTTACGCGTCCGCGCTCGGCGTGGTGCTGTTCTTCCTGACCCTGACGTTCGCCGCGCTGACCCTGCGGGTCACCCGCCGCGACGCGGTACAGGCCTGA
- the ngcE gene encoding N-acetylglucosamine/diacetylchitobiose ABC transporter substrate-binding protein, which produces MSEITQSELDRRTLLRRAAAVGLVAAPGVSFLSACAGSDDNSDDTKQATGEKSADNPLGIDPKAGIEIVIFDGGLGTKYATDVDTPLYNKKWPDSKVTYSATQQVATTIKPRLNSGSAPDMINNSGSDLMDFGAIVKAGQAADLSDLFAAPSLDIAGKTVAETLVPGAVQQGTYDGKPFAVNYSFTVFGLWYNKKLFDKNKWTIPTTWADFTALLEKIKAAGITPFSYAGANASYYMVRAIMTSAAKIGTEQVLKDIDNLKPGAWTNEAVKQAAAAWGEVGKKFANPSHLGLKHTEVQLQQNQDKVAFYPCGSWLENEQAASTPAGFEYAMMAFPSVTASDKLPATAINAAAGEIYFAAAKSKNPQGGKEYLRTMLSKEAALEFTKLTKSLTVVAGAADGVTISPGLTSANDALSKAGQDVFMGYLFDTWYKKLDDASREAANQLFFKGGDAQKFCDTMEAASQAVAKDSSITKFTRS; this is translated from the coding sequence ATGTCTGAGATAACGCAGTCCGAGCTCGACCGTCGTACCCTGCTGCGCCGCGCTGCCGCGGTCGGCCTGGTCGCCGCCCCCGGTGTCAGCTTCCTGAGCGCGTGTGCCGGCTCGGACGACAACAGTGACGACACCAAGCAGGCGACCGGCGAGAAGTCCGCCGACAACCCGCTGGGTATCGACCCGAAGGCCGGCATCGAGATCGTGATCTTCGATGGTGGTCTCGGCACCAAGTACGCCACCGATGTCGACACTCCGCTCTACAACAAGAAGTGGCCGGACTCGAAGGTCACCTACTCGGCCACCCAGCAGGTCGCCACCACGATCAAGCCGCGGCTGAACTCGGGCTCGGCCCCGGACATGATCAACAACTCCGGCTCGGACCTGATGGACTTCGGCGCGATCGTGAAGGCGGGTCAGGCTGCTGACCTGTCCGACCTGTTCGCGGCGCCGTCGCTGGACATCGCCGGTAAGACGGTGGCGGAGACCCTGGTGCCGGGTGCGGTGCAGCAGGGCACGTACGACGGCAAGCCGTTCGCGGTGAACTACTCGTTCACGGTGTTCGGGCTTTGGTACAACAAGAAGCTGTTCGACAAGAACAAGTGGACGATTCCGACCACGTGGGCGGATTTCACGGCGCTGTTGGAGAAGATCAAGGCGGCGGGGATCACGCCGTTCTCGTACGCGGGGGCGAACGCGTCGTATTACATGGTCCGGGCGATCATGACCAGTGCGGCGAAGATCGGTACCGAGCAGGTGCTCAAGGACATCGACAACCTGAAGCCGGGTGCGTGGACGAACGAGGCGGTCAAGCAGGCCGCGGCGGCGTGGGGTGAGGTGGGTAAGAAGTTCGCGAACCCGTCGCACCTGGGCCTGAAGCACACTGAGGTGCAGCTGCAGCAGAACCAGGACAAGGTCGCGTTCTACCCGTGTGGGTCGTGGCTGGAGAACGAGCAGGCCGCCAGCACGCCGGCGGGGTTCGAGTACGCGATGATGGCGTTCCCGAGCGTGACCGCGTCGGACAAGCTGCCGGCGACGGCGATCAACGCGGCGGCCGGGGAGATCTACTTCGCGGCGGCCAAGAGCAAGAACCCGCAGGGTGGTAAGGAATACCTGCGCACGATGCTGTCGAAGGAAGCGGCGCTGGAGTTCACGAAGCTGACCAAGTCGCTGACCGTGGTCGCGGGTGCGGCCGACGGGGTGACGATCAGCCCCGGTCTGACCTCGGCGAATGACGCGTTGAGCAAGGCCGGTCAGGACGTGTTCATGGGGTACCTGTTCGACACCTGGTACAAGAAGCTCGACGACGCTTCGCGGGAGGCCGCGAACCAGCTGTTCTTCAAGGGCGGCGACGCGCAGAAGTTCTGCGACACCATGGAGGCCGCGTCGCAGGCGGTGGCCAAGGACTCGTCGATCACCAAGTTCACCCGCTCCTGA
- a CDS encoding MurR/RpiR family transcriptional regulator, with product MAEPEMDGTASTAVADTVVRDQDTAGNNGTTMSLLSTMGIEHSSADGVLVRLRTLLPEFTGALKRVAEQVIADPAAASRATIVELAERSGTSPATVTRFCRAMGFDGYADLRLGIAAETGRARSAGWTVDIGREIQPNDPLERVLGQIMAADTQAMHDTANLLDLAEVERAAGAIAGARRVNIFGASGSALVGEEMQFSLHRIGIPCWAWTDTHNGLASAALSKPGDVALGISHSGETGETIELLAEASSRGATTIALTSFPRSPLAELADIVLLTATQATTFRPDALSARHPQLVVCDLVYVAVAQRTHERSHAAFQRTAQAVQGHKAAKGSAP from the coding sequence ATGGCTGAGCCAGAGATGGACGGCACCGCGTCGACTGCGGTCGCCGACACGGTGGTTCGCGATCAGGACACCGCAGGCAACAACGGGACGACTATGAGCCTCCTCAGCACCATGGGCATCGAGCACTCGTCGGCGGACGGCGTGCTGGTCCGGCTGCGTACGCTGCTGCCGGAGTTCACCGGCGCGCTGAAGCGGGTCGCCGAGCAGGTGATCGCCGACCCGGCGGCTGCCTCCCGGGCGACCATCGTCGAGCTGGCCGAGCGCAGCGGCACCTCACCGGCCACGGTGACCCGGTTCTGCCGCGCGATGGGCTTCGACGGGTACGCCGACCTGCGCCTGGGCATCGCCGCCGAGACCGGCCGGGCCCGCTCGGCCGGCTGGACCGTCGACATCGGCCGGGAGATCCAGCCGAACGACCCGCTGGAGCGCGTGCTCGGCCAGATCATGGCGGCCGACACCCAGGCCATGCACGACACCGCGAACCTCCTCGACCTGGCCGAGGTGGAGCGGGCTGCCGGAGCGATCGCCGGTGCCCGCCGGGTGAACATCTTCGGCGCCAGCGGCAGCGCGCTGGTCGGCGAGGAGATGCAGTTCAGCCTGCACCGCATCGGCATCCCGTGCTGGGCCTGGACCGACACGCACAACGGCCTGGCCAGCGCCGCCCTGTCCAAGCCGGGCGACGTGGCGCTGGGCATCTCGCACAGCGGCGAGACCGGCGAGACGATCGAGCTGCTCGCCGAGGCGAGCAGCCGGGGCGCCACCACCATCGCGCTCACCAGCTTCCCGCGCTCGCCGCTGGCCGAGCTCGCCGACATCGTGCTGCTCACCGCGACCCAGGCGACCACCTTCCGCCCGGACGCGCTCTCCGCCCGGCACCCGCAACTGGTCGTCTGCGACCTGGTCTACGTCGCGGTCGCCCAGCGCACCCACGAACGCTCCCACGCCGCCTTCCAGCGCACCGCCCAGGCAGTGCAGGGACACAAAGCGGCGAAGGGCAGCGCACCCTAG
- a CDS encoding ribosomal protein L7/L12 gives MDYTWAVLVIGGVAVLTTLTLPRRFESRWRAAELRLAVIERNLSLVMDHLGVAAPEPEYPTVVTELLAGRKIAAIKEYRDVTGAGLAEAKEAVELLAVRLGLPGGR, from the coding sequence ATGGACTACACCTGGGCTGTTCTGGTGATCGGCGGCGTGGCCGTCCTCACCACGCTGACTCTCCCGCGCCGCTTCGAGTCCCGGTGGCGGGCCGCCGAGCTGCGCTTGGCCGTCATCGAGCGCAACCTGAGCCTGGTGATGGACCATCTCGGCGTGGCCGCCCCGGAGCCGGAGTATCCGACGGTGGTGACCGAGCTGCTGGCCGGCCGCAAGATCGCCGCGATCAAGGAGTACCGCGACGTGACCGGCGCCGGCCTGGCCGAGGCGAAGGAGGCGGTCGAACTGCTCGCGGTCCGGCTCGGGCTGCCCGGTGGTCGGTGA
- a CDS encoding discoidin domain-containing protein, which yields MTDFDSQRRRPSRADNLRLTRMPPRPPRVVPGYPPPAAPAPLTPAPTNGPATPPTPAGKPARKRGGWLAGIVVLLLATGAGVAYRWKSEAAASPATTATTASPAPAVGVAPEERTAAPTGAPAVSKSPKAVTGKPNPAHANLALQATCTASGAEDDSWRPALACDGDQATRWSSAFQDKQWLRADLKRRWQLTTVTLAWERSYAVSYRVETSVDGKTWQKLYATTKGKGGTVEIPAKGRVARFVRVYGVKRLTRYGYSLLELEIR from the coding sequence GTGACCGATTTCGACAGCCAGCGGCGGCGCCCGTCGCGGGCCGACAACCTGCGGCTGACCCGGATGCCGCCCCGGCCGCCCCGCGTCGTGCCCGGCTACCCACCACCCGCCGCCCCGGCACCGCTCACCCCTGCCCCGACGAACGGCCCCGCGACCCCGCCCACCCCGGCCGGCAAGCCCGCTCGGAAGCGCGGCGGCTGGCTGGCCGGGATCGTGGTGCTGCTGCTCGCCACGGGCGCCGGAGTCGCGTACCGCTGGAAGTCGGAAGCGGCCGCAAGCCCCGCGACCACCGCGACCACCGCCTCCCCGGCCCCGGCGGTCGGCGTCGCGCCGGAGGAGCGGACCGCCGCGCCCACCGGCGCGCCCGCCGTCAGCAAGAGCCCGAAGGCGGTCACCGGCAAACCCAACCCGGCCCACGCCAACCTAGCCCTGCAGGCCACCTGCACCGCCTCCGGCGCCGAGGACGACTCCTGGCGGCCCGCCCTCGCCTGCGACGGTGACCAGGCGACCCGCTGGTCCAGCGCCTTCCAGGACAAGCAGTGGCTGCGCGCCGACCTCAAGCGCCGCTGGCAGCTCACCACCGTCACACTGGCGTGGGAGCGGTCCTACGCGGTCAGCTACCGCGTCGAGACCTCGGTGGACGGCAAGACCTGGCAAAAGCTTTACGCCACCACCAAGGGCAAGGGCGGCACCGTCGAAATCCCGGCGAAGGGACGGGTCGCCCGTTTCGTCCGCGTCTACGGCGTCAAGCGCCTCACCCGGTACGGCTACTCCCTCCTCGAGCTGGAGATCCGCTGA
- a CDS encoding ATP-binding protein, whose product MTVTTEVSAREAEVLALVGQHLSNAEIAAKLFISVRTVESHVSALLRKLDVTDRRALAGFSQAPSRNPLPTPLTSFVGRVPERAALAELLAAHRQVTAVGPGGVGKTRLALAVAAEIGAGYPDGVWFVDLVPVTGPGPCVVAAAVAAAMGIGEQLGRAMTESVVDALADRSVLLVLDNCEQVRDGVAPFLEKLLSSCPRVAVLATSRARLMVPFERVYPVPPLSLEGGGESDAVALFLDRAAAASWPPNHALRDPIAAFCARLDGMALAIELAAARWSALGLDGLTAGLADPLRMLEGGSRTDERHRSVRAALDWSHALLDPQDQALLRRLSVFVSPFTLDAAAEVAGATADGLARLAEQSLLVVTPSPAGTEFRMLQTIRQYATDQLTATGELDQARARHLAWCACQADRLAGLGPEWRVRFDAVADDLRAAQGWSEDYRLTRRLAELTFARKLASESQIRFEQAARLAPDPAEAAEMFRQAAAVAGCRIRGDDTYRYLLAAAEISPDPAAAARDLATAATTTHRFWGKFDQLPTRQETVALVERAGELAGDDPAARAAVALAEAGVLSDAFGAAQGPADNAVPETVARAERAVELAHRLGDPLAESAALDALIGAQCWAGDTFGTAATARKRIILLAALPDTPAATHELLDALGMAAETALGAGDLPGARRAGRQLADHPLMSEVGHRGSCWLVVTEALAGDTDAVLRHGERFLESWQRAGRPAKSALAPAAAAVAMVHGLRGDEEQRQRWLGVLETMGVTPECTYGFGAVFDAIRLLDQDRAAEAAERLVPEPDEVWKWVTWIWLHWYVALRAEAAVLAGHPQAAARIAAAREIVTGNPVATALVDRADALLAGDDERVRATAAALRAAGCDYQAARSQRLSGSPARGGSSRTG is encoded by the coding sequence ATGACGGTGACGACGGAGGTCTCGGCCCGCGAGGCGGAGGTGCTGGCCCTGGTCGGGCAGCACCTGAGCAACGCGGAGATCGCCGCGAAACTGTTCATCTCGGTGCGCACCGTGGAGAGTCACGTCTCCGCCCTGCTGCGCAAACTGGACGTCACCGACCGCCGGGCCCTGGCCGGCTTCTCGCAGGCGCCGTCGCGAAACCCGCTGCCGACCCCGCTCACCTCGTTCGTCGGCCGGGTGCCCGAGCGCGCCGCCCTCGCCGAGCTGCTCGCGGCGCACCGGCAGGTCACCGCGGTCGGGCCGGGCGGGGTCGGCAAGACCCGGCTGGCCCTGGCGGTCGCCGCCGAGATCGGCGCGGGCTATCCCGACGGCGTCTGGTTCGTCGACCTGGTCCCGGTGACCGGCCCCGGCCCGTGCGTGGTCGCGGCCGCGGTCGCCGCCGCGATGGGCATCGGCGAGCAGCTCGGCCGGGCGATGACCGAGTCGGTGGTGGACGCCCTCGCCGACCGGTCCGTGCTGCTGGTGCTGGACAACTGCGAGCAGGTCCGCGACGGCGTCGCCCCCTTCCTGGAGAAACTGCTGTCCAGCTGCCCGCGGGTGGCGGTGCTGGCGACCAGCCGGGCCCGGTTGATGGTCCCGTTCGAGCGGGTCTATCCGGTGCCGCCGCTCTCGCTCGAGGGCGGCGGCGAGTCGGACGCGGTGGCGCTGTTCCTGGACCGGGCGGCCGCCGCGAGCTGGCCGCCCAACCACGCGCTGCGCGACCCGATCGCCGCGTTCTGCGCCCGCCTGGACGGGATGGCCCTGGCCATCGAGCTCGCCGCGGCCCGCTGGTCGGCCCTCGGGCTGGACGGGCTGACCGCCGGGCTGGCCGACCCGCTGCGGATGCTGGAGGGCGGCTCGCGCACCGACGAGCGGCACCGGTCGGTGCGCGCCGCGCTGGACTGGAGCCACGCGCTGCTCGACCCGCAGGACCAGGCGCTGCTGCGGCGGCTGTCGGTGTTCGTCTCGCCGTTCACCCTGGACGCCGCGGCCGAGGTGGCCGGTGCCACCGCGGACGGGCTGGCCCGGCTGGCCGAGCAGAGCCTGCTGGTGGTCACGCCGTCCCCGGCCGGCACCGAGTTCCGGATGTTGCAGACCATCCGGCAGTATGCGACCGACCAGCTCACCGCCACCGGCGAGCTGGACCAGGCCCGGGCCCGGCACCTGGCGTGGTGCGCCTGCCAGGCCGACCGGCTGGCCGGTCTCGGGCCGGAGTGGCGGGTCCGGTTCGACGCCGTCGCCGACGACCTGCGCGCGGCGCAGGGCTGGTCCGAGGACTACCGGCTGACCAGGCGGCTCGCCGAGCTGACCTTCGCCCGCAAGCTCGCCTCTGAGTCCCAGATCCGGTTCGAGCAGGCCGCCCGGCTGGCTCCCGACCCGGCCGAGGCCGCCGAGATGTTCCGGCAGGCGGCCGCCGTCGCCGGCTGCCGGATCCGCGGCGACGACACCTACCGCTATCTGCTGGCCGCCGCCGAGATCAGCCCGGACCCGGCCGCCGCCGCCCGTGACCTGGCCACCGCGGCCACCACCACGCACCGGTTCTGGGGCAAGTTCGACCAGCTGCCCACCCGGCAGGAGACCGTCGCCCTGGTCGAGCGGGCCGGTGAGCTGGCCGGCGACGACCCGGCCGCCCGGGCCGCTGTCGCGCTGGCCGAGGCCGGGGTGCTCAGCGACGCGTTCGGGGCGGCGCAGGGCCCGGCCGACAACGCGGTGCCGGAGACGGTCGCCCGCGCCGAGCGGGCCGTCGAGCTGGCCCACCGGCTCGGCGACCCGCTCGCCGAGTCGGCCGCGCTCGACGCGCTGATCGGCGCGCAGTGCTGGGCCGGCGACACGTTCGGCACCGCGGCGACCGCCCGCAAGCGGATCATCCTGCTGGCCGCCCTCCCGGACACCCCGGCCGCGACGCACGAGCTGCTCGACGCGCTCGGGATGGCCGCCGAGACCGCGCTCGGCGCCGGTGACCTGCCCGGCGCCCGCCGCGCCGGGCGGCAGCTCGCCGACCATCCGCTGATGAGCGAGGTCGGGCACCGAGGCAGCTGCTGGCTGGTGGTGACCGAGGCCCTCGCCGGCGACACCGACGCGGTGCTGCGGCACGGCGAGCGGTTCCTGGAGTCCTGGCAGCGGGCCGGCCGCCCGGCCAAGTCGGCGCTCGCCCCGGCGGCGGCCGCGGTCGCCATGGTGCACGGGCTGCGCGGCGACGAGGAGCAGCGGCAGCGCTGGCTCGGCGTGCTGGAGACGATGGGCGTCACCCCGGAGTGCACGTATGGGTTCGGCGCCGTCTTCGACGCGATCCGGCTGCTCGATCAGGACCGCGCCGCCGAGGCCGCGGAGCGTCTGGTCCCGGAGCCGGACGAGGTGTGGAAGTGGGTCACCTGGATCTGGCTGCACTGGTATGTGGCGTTGCGCGCCGAGGCGGCGGTGCTGGCCGGGCACCCGCAGGCGGCGGCCCGGATCGCGGCGGCCCGGGAGATCGTGACCGGCAACCCGGTCGCGACGGCCCTGGTGGACCGGGCCGACGCCCTGCTCGCCGGGGACGACGAGCGGGTGCGGGCAACGGCGGCGGCGCTGCGGGCGGCCGGGTGTGACTACCAGGCCGCCCGATCGCAGAGACTCAGCGGATCTCCAGCTCGAGGAGGGAGTAGCCGTACCGGGTGA
- a CDS encoding MFS transporter, translating to MRELLRHPVVPGLLVSALGDGMSLVAVAWLAVQIAPAGQAGAWTGLAVAAYALPASLGAALLSRFMRGLRAARLVAVDATLRAVALGAIAILAIAGSLTPFRYVLLLAVSSLLHAWGSAGAYTLVAELLPDEQRVAGNALLSTFTQASIIVGPAIAGTVTGLAGPGWVIGADAASFAVLAVAAWSVSARRAHQAPPPRESTAGAWQTLRDRPRLLGLLLVTMVFFFLYGPVEVALPVHVAEDLHGSAGLLGLYWTVFGVGATIGALGAGLLARFPPAPVVAAIIVGWGAALLPLGLTDAIWPGLLGLAAGGLIYGPFTAISTGLFQRGAPPEALSRVLAARSALTIPATSLGTLLGGPLVALLGGQLTLLLSGLVTVLLGVGVAVAVRGRSVARSVVATDVERAHRPRS from the coding sequence ATGCGTGAACTGCTGAGACATCCCGTCGTCCCGGGTCTGCTGGTGTCCGCGCTCGGCGACGGCATGAGCCTGGTCGCGGTCGCCTGGCTGGCCGTCCAGATCGCCCCGGCCGGGCAGGCCGGCGCCTGGACCGGGCTGGCGGTGGCCGCCTACGCGCTGCCCGCCTCGCTCGGCGCCGCGCTGCTGTCCCGGTTCATGCGCGGCCTGCGGGCCGCCCGGCTGGTCGCGGTGGACGCCACCCTGCGGGCCGTCGCCCTCGGCGCGATCGCGATCCTCGCGATCGCCGGTTCGCTCACCCCGTTCCGGTACGTCCTGCTCCTGGCCGTCTCGTCGCTGCTGCACGCCTGGGGCAGCGCCGGCGCCTACACCCTGGTCGCCGAACTGCTCCCGGACGAGCAGCGGGTGGCCGGCAACGCCCTGCTCTCCACGTTCACCCAGGCCTCGATCATCGTCGGCCCGGCGATCGCCGGCACGGTCACCGGGCTCGCCGGTCCGGGCTGGGTGATCGGCGCCGACGCGGCCAGTTTCGCGGTGCTCGCCGTCGCCGCCTGGTCGGTCTCCGCCCGCCGCGCCCATCAGGCGCCACCGCCGCGGGAGTCCACCGCCGGCGCCTGGCAGACCCTGCGGGACCGGCCCCGGCTGCTCGGCCTGCTGCTGGTCACCATGGTGTTCTTCTTCCTCTACGGCCCGGTCGAGGTGGCCCTGCCGGTGCACGTGGCCGAGGACCTGCACGGCTCGGCCGGCCTGCTCGGGCTCTACTGGACCGTGTTCGGCGTCGGTGCCACCATCGGCGCGCTCGGCGCCGGCCTGCTCGCCCGGTTCCCGCCGGCGCCGGTGGTGGCCGCGATCATCGTCGGCTGGGGCGCCGCCCTGCTCCCGCTGGGCCTGACCGACGCGATCTGGCCGGGCCTGCTCGGGCTCGCCGCCGGTGGGCTGATCTACGGGCCGTTCACGGCGATCTCCACCGGGCTGTTCCAGCGGGGCGCGCCACCGGAGGCGCTCAGCCGGGTGCTGGCCGCCCGCTCGGCGCTGACCATCCCGGCCACCTCGCTCGGCACGCTGCTCGGCGGGCCGCTGGTCGCCCTGCTCGGCGGGCAGCTCACCCTGCTGCTGTCCGGCCTGGTCACGGTGCTGCTCGGGGTGGGTGTCGCGGTCGCCGTCCGGGGCCGTTCCGTGGCGCGTTCCGTGGTCGCCACGGATGTGGAACGGGCCCACCGGCCGCGAAGCTGA
- a CDS encoding VOC family protein codes for MTLRITTVLHSVSDLDAAKKLYTALLGIAPQTDTSYYVGFDTADQHLGLIPAKDGVAAPVAYWAVTGIDAKVAELTAAGATVREKPHDVGGGRLIATVTDPDGTVIGLLQDS; via the coding sequence ATGACTCTGCGAATCACCACCGTGCTGCACTCGGTGTCCGACCTGGACGCGGCGAAGAAGCTCTACACGGCCCTGCTCGGCATCGCCCCGCAGACCGACACCTCCTACTACGTCGGCTTCGACACCGCCGATCAGCACCTCGGCCTGATCCCGGCCAAGGACGGGGTGGCCGCCCCGGTCGCCTACTGGGCGGTCACCGGCATCGACGCCAAGGTGGCCGAGCTGACCGCAGCCGGCGCCACGGTCCGGGAGAAGCCGCACGACGTCGGCGGCGGCCGGCTGATCGCCACCGTCACCGACCCGGACGGCACCGTGATCGGCCTGCTGCAGGACAGCTGA
- a CDS encoding PHP domain-containing protein: protein MALPADSHVHSEFSWDTLLGSMERTCERAVAIGLPALAFTEHVDHTRWTVPTEGPYASKELIAAADPDGLITPPAFDVAGYLETIDRCRTRFPQLRILTGLEVGEPHWHARQCAQILAQGTFDRVLGSLHCLPDGAGFAEPWALFPHRDPAELIREYLTEIPRMVAGDHPFTVLAHIDYPLRFWPADRSGPFDPGLFEDHFRYALRATAESGRALEINTRIPLDATILRWWHEEGGQAVSFGSDAHRPDLLAHGFPEAAALAEAHGFRPGRHPYDLWPRLS from the coding sequence ATGGCGCTCCCCGCGGACAGTCACGTGCACAGCGAGTTCTCCTGGGACACCCTGCTCGGGTCGATGGAGCGCACCTGCGAACGGGCCGTCGCGATCGGCCTCCCGGCGCTCGCCTTCACCGAGCACGTCGACCACACCCGCTGGACCGTGCCGACCGAGGGCCCCTACGCCAGCAAGGAGCTGATCGCCGCGGCCGACCCGGACGGCCTGATCACCCCGCCGGCCTTCGACGTGGCCGGCTACCTGGAGACGATCGACCGCTGCCGCACCCGGTTCCCGCAGCTGCGCATCCTGACCGGCCTGGAGGTCGGCGAGCCGCACTGGCACGCGCGGCAGTGCGCGCAGATCCTCGCCCAGGGCACCTTCGACCGGGTCCTCGGCTCGTTGCACTGCCTGCCGGACGGCGCCGGTTTCGCCGAGCCGTGGGCCCTCTTCCCGCACCGCGACCCGGCCGAGCTGATCCGCGAGTACCTCACCGAGATCCCCCGGATGGTCGCCGGCGACCATCCGTTCACCGTGCTGGCGCACATCGACTATCCGCTGCGCTTCTGGCCCGCCGACCGGTCCGGGCCGTTCGACCCGGGGTTGTTCGAGGACCATTTCCGGTACGCCCTGCGCGCCACCGCCGAGTCCGGCCGCGCCCTGGAGATCAACACCCGGATCCCGCTCGACGCGACCATCCTGCGCTGGTGGCACGAGGAGGGTGGCCAGGCGGTCAGCTTCGGCAGCGACGCGCACCGCCCCGACCTTCTCGCCCACGGCTTCCCGGAGGCCGCCGCGCTGGCCGAGGCGCACGGCTTCCGCCCGGGCCGCCACCCCTACGACCTCTGGCCCCGGCTCAGCTGA
- a CDS encoding aldo/keto reductase: MDYTRLGRTGLTVSRLALGTMNFGWQIDEDAAHAVLGHAADLGINLVDTANMYGREDGDGLSERIIGSWLAKTGARDRTVLATKVYAPMSADPNDRGLSARNIIASCEASLRRLGTDWIDLFQMHHIDRGTPWEEIWQAMETLTTQGKIRYAGSSNFAGWHLARAQAAADRRHHLGIVSEQCKYNLLTRHVELEVLPAAAELGIGILPYSPLHFGALSGALRKQRDGVPGRSVLHAPDRVEPHRAALQRFEDLCAELGSAPTAVAIGWLLSRPEVTAPILGPRTPEQLDVPVTPLPADVLARLDEIFPPVGNGGPAPEAWAW, from the coding sequence ATGGACTACACCCGTCTCGGCCGGACCGGCCTGACCGTCAGCCGCCTCGCCCTCGGCACGATGAACTTCGGCTGGCAGATCGACGAGGACGCGGCGCACGCCGTGCTCGGCCACGCCGCCGACCTCGGCATCAACCTCGTCGACACCGCGAACATGTACGGCCGGGAGGACGGCGACGGCCTCAGCGAACGGATCATCGGCAGCTGGCTGGCGAAGACCGGCGCTCGGGACCGGACCGTGCTGGCCACCAAGGTCTACGCGCCGATGTCCGCCGACCCGAACGACCGTGGCCTGTCCGCCCGCAACATCATCGCTTCCTGCGAGGCGTCGCTGCGCCGGCTCGGCACCGACTGGATCGACCTGTTCCAGATGCACCACATCGACCGCGGCACCCCGTGGGAGGAGATCTGGCAGGCGATGGAGACGCTCACCACCCAAGGCAAGATCCGGTACGCCGGCTCGTCGAACTTCGCCGGCTGGCACCTGGCCCGCGCCCAGGCCGCCGCCGACCGTCGCCACCACCTCGGCATCGTCTCCGAACAGTGCAAATACAATCTGCTGACCCGGCACGTCGAGTTGGAGGTGCTACCGGCCGCGGCTGAGCTGGGCATCGGCATCCTGCCCTACTCGCCGCTGCACTTCGGTGCCCTCTCCGGCGCGCTGCGCAAGCAGCGTGACGGCGTCCCGGGTCGCAGCGTCCTGCACGCCCCGGACCGGGTCGAGCCGCACCGGGCTGCCCTGCAGCGCTTCGAGGACCTTTGCGCCGAGCTGGGCTCGGCACCAACCGCGGTGGCGATCGGCTGGCTGCTGTCCCGGCCGGAGGTCACCGCCCCGATCCTCGGGCCGCGCACCCCGGAGCAGTTGGACGTGCCGGTCACGCCGCTGCCCGCCGACGTGCTGGCCCGCCTCGACGAGATCTTCCCGCCGGTCGGCAACGGTGGTCCCGCCCCGGAGGCCTGGGCCTGGTGA